The Manis javanica isolate MJ-LG chromosome 13, MJ_LKY, whole genome shotgun sequence region ccgatttgatggaggtgtctaaagctataccagcggcggtggctgcgaccgcggtcacggagatcaggagcactatggcggctgtaacaccaaaatcgcgcctttctcgaaacagagtcatggtgttaggggcgtctacgggaacagggacccaacgggggatgcggactaccaaagcattggtaaagttacgcgcatcccaacactgagacagaaagcaggtttcattggagcaggagtcaaagctactattggataagataaacagaaatggggggtatacgcatactggagaaggtggaaaaagggaattaggtgactctggacctgattttgctgaacacgtgtagttctcgttgttatgggtcatgatcatgttccagtgtgcgcgcatgtggttattctcgcaccaaaaggtgatattttttacaccgattcccccaccctggagggcggaaaagggggagaggtcggtacacgagccattgactccacacagcatccatttatggaaggggttcatgctcagctgctgacgaaactcgccttcgagcacctttactggccaccaagcctcattggctggccgtccctccatatctggggagatggtaaactcctgcctctcagttgcccacgttactacagttgactgacagtcagtccagggccacagctctccctcatagtcgcccacacaatgggaggcatatttgggttgacgaggcctgtcggtggaattgttcctgggagagtgtacaaatgtgccattgatccagagaaccatctggtggatagtcatgttcttataggacgggctcccttccttattaggcccttcaaatttagctgacataacggggaggctactggcctctagaattatgtcactgaaccatccgtatttcctccgtttcagggagatacagccagctagattctgagtggtgaagcataatgacccattagttacgaaggatcggttttctcccaggggagctactagggtgtctttaactaagtagggcaagttcatactagtattggtagtgaaaaagcgcggaaaaacggctgcattgaaacggacaggcataggcttaggaaaggcagacaggattccccatctcaatactccctgagtcggggtctccagtgtcaggagcagggtcaggaggtacagcgaagtcatctcctttgtttaggactttcctcgttaggcgctccgggatccagaagggattttcttcaccctgggggaaaacacacacagctcccctggatctgattatgattggatccgggcccttccattggttagataacacgtccttccattttactagttcttgtgggtcttttggccactgattatggcgatccgctgctgtatggctttgagcatccagattcaaaaaatttatagtgaaaagtgctagggctatggc contains the following coding sequences:
- the PRKN gene encoding E3 ubiquitin-protein ligase parkin isoform X1; this translates as MTSLYLLTLLLTLETPTQGVLRWGILSAFPKPMPVRFNAAVFPRFFTTNTSMNLPYLVKDTLVAPLGENRSFVTNGSLCFTTQNLAGCISLKRRKYGWFSDIILEASSLPVMSAKFEGPNKEGSPSYKNMTIHQMVLWINGTFVHSPRNNSTDRPRQPKYASHCVGDYEGELWPWTDCQSTVVTWATERQEFTISPDMEGRPANEAWWPVKVLEGEFRQQLSMNPFHKWMLCGVNGSCTDLSPFSALQGGGIGVKNITFWCENNHMRAHWNMIMTHNNENYTCSAKSGPESPNSLFPPSPVCVYPPFLFILSNSSFDSCSNETCFLSQCWDARNFTNALVVRIPRWVPVPVDAPNTMTLFRERRDFGVTAAIVLLISVTAVAATAAGIALDTSIKSATELNNLAASVASALDQQSTLDGKLKGGIMILNQRIDLVEEQMEVLWQMAQLGCERKYRALCITSIQYKNFTRAANLSRDLSQYLSGNWSQDFDGTLEELRREIIHINSTRLDISVAEGLSSWFLRALSHVKEWAGMAGMGVFLLGGLMLLLWLLCRLRNQHKQDKVILAQALMAIDVGASPQVWLNMLKKEARL